The following are encoded in a window of Megalops cyprinoides isolate fMegCyp1 chromosome 16, fMegCyp1.pri, whole genome shotgun sequence genomic DNA:
- the LOC118790597 gene encoding transmembrane protein 185A gives MNLRGLFQDFNPSKFLIYACLLLFSVLLALRLDGAIQWSYWIVFTPIWLWKLMVIIGASVGTGVWAHNPQYRAEGETCVEFKAMLIAVGIHLLLLIFEVLVCDRIERGTHFWLLVFMPLFFVSPVSVAACVWGFRHDRSLELEILCSVNILQFIFIALRLDKIINWPWLVVCVPLWILMSFLCLVVLYYIVWSVLFLRSMDVIAEQRRTHITMAISWMTIVVPLLTFEILLVHKLDGYNRFGYVPVFVPLWLSLITLMATTFGQKGGNHWWFGIRKDFCQFLLELFPFLREYGNISYDLHHEDSEVFEELPVPEPPKIAPMFRKKAGAVITQSPGKYFVPPPKLCIDIPD, from the exons CAAGTTCCTCATTTACGCgtgcctgctgctgttctcgGTGCTGCTGGCGCTGCGGCTGGATGGCGCGATCCAGTGGAGTTACTGGATCGTGTTCACGCCCATCTGGCTGTGGAAACTGATGGTCATCATCGGCGCATCGGTCGGCACCGGCGTCTGGGCCCACAACCCTCAGTACAG GGCAGAGGGGGAAACATGTGTGGAGTTCAAGGCCATGCTGATTGCGGTGGGGatccacctgctgctgctgatcttCGAGGTGCTGGTGTGCGACCGCATCGAGAGGGGCACGCACTTCTGGCTACTCGTCTTCATGCCGCTCTTCTTCGTCTCGCCCGTCTCCGTGGCAGCCTGCGTCTGGGGCTTCCGGCACGACCGCTCCCTGGAG CTTGAGATCCTGTGCTCTGTGAACATCCTTCAGTTCATATTCATTGCACTTCGGCTGGATAAGATCATTAACTGGCCCTGGCTG gtgGTGTGTGTGCCACTGTGGATCCTCATGTCTTTCCTGTGTCTGGTGGTCCTCTACTACATTGTTTGGTCTGTGCTCTTCCTCCGCTCCATGGACGTCATCGCCGAGCAGCGCCGCACCCACATCACCATGGCAATCAGCTGGATGACCATCGTCGTGCCTTTGCTCACTTTCGAG ATCCTCCTGGTCCATAAGCTGGATGGCTACAACAGGTTTGGCTATGTCCCGGTGTTTGTGCCCCTGTGGCTGTCCCTCATCACCTTGATGGCAACAACCTTCGGACAAAAAGGAGGCAACCACT GGTGGTTCGGAATCCGCAAGGACTTCTGCCAGTTCCTGCTGGAGCTCTTCCCCTTCTTGCGTGAGTATGGCAACATCTCGTATGACCTGCACCACGAGGACTCTGAGGTGTTCGAAGAGCTGCCCGTGCCAGAGCCCCCCAAGATAGCCCCCATGTTCCGCAAGAAGGCTGGGGCGGTGATCACCCAGAGCCCCGGGAAGTACTTTGTCCCGCCCCCCAAACTGTGCATCGACATCCCCGACTAG